The following coding sequences lie in one Spirosoma sp. KUDC1026 genomic window:
- a CDS encoding GIY-YIG nuclease family protein, which produces MADLKTDYYVYVYIDPRNFEEFYFGKGTGSRKKAHLTDNSDTEKSKRIKAIKTAGLEPIIKVIAKDLTEHEAFLIEKTLIWKLGRTLTNISSGHFAEKFRPHNTYHVDLSSFDFKNGLYYVNVGEGKHRCWDDCRQFGFLSAGQNRKFSDSIRTLEPGDIVVAFLKSCGYVGIGRVIEKAVRVNDFQLNGKSLKHYPIKIKNIFDNCDDDKSEYPVKIDWIKSVDSADAKWKAKSGLFTSQLIKASLQAQPKTIDFLEKEFDVVFRDLLLAD; this is translated from the coding sequence ATGGCAGATCTCAAGACCGACTACTACGTTTATGTTTACATAGACCCGAGGAACTTTGAGGAGTTTTACTTTGGCAAGGGAACAGGAAGTCGTAAAAAAGCTCACTTAACCGACAACAGCGACACTGAAAAATCAAAGAGAATAAAAGCTATTAAAACCGCTGGACTGGAACCTATTATAAAAGTAATTGCTAAAGATCTGACAGAGCATGAAGCTTTCTTGATTGAGAAAACTTTGATTTGGAAACTTGGCAGAACGCTTACAAATATTTCATCGGGGCATTTTGCCGAAAAATTCCGCCCGCACAACACTTATCATGTAGACTTATCAAGTTTTGACTTTAAAAACGGGCTTTACTACGTAAACGTAGGTGAAGGCAAACATCGTTGTTGGGACGACTGCAGACAGTTTGGTTTTCTTTCAGCAGGGCAAAATAGAAAATTTAGCGATTCAATTAGAACACTTGAACCAGGCGATATAGTTGTCGCGTTTCTGAAATCTTGCGGTTATGTTGGCATCGGACGGGTAATAGAGAAAGCTGTTAGAGTAAACGACTTTCAGTTGAACGGCAAATCATTGAAGCATTATCCTATAAAAATTAAAAATATTTTTGATAACTGTGATGATGACAAATCAGAATATCCAGTAAAGATTGATTGGATAAAATCTGTTGACAGTGCGGACGCAAAATGGAAGGCAAAAAGCGGCTTATTTACCTCGCAGCTTATTAAAGCTTCATTGCAGGCACAGCCAAAAACAATAGATTTTTTAGAGAAAGAGTTTGACGTTGTCTTTAGAGATTTATTATTGGCTGATTAA
- a CDS encoding YybH family protein, translating into MESKQQIEQVVRQQERAVQQKDIDGAMANYATDVVSFDVVNTLQKVGLNESRQRLESWLSQFPGPFSYTVDNLEISVTDELAFCHSFNHVKGQLASGDEIDMRWRATICFRKQDNAWLITHEHSSVPFDPETGKALILLDR; encoded by the coding sequence ATGGAAAGCAAGCAACAGATTGAGCAGGTAGTCCGGCAGCAGGAACGGGCGGTTCAACAAAAAGACATTGACGGGGCAATGGCAAATTATGCCACTGATGTAGTTTCGTTTGATGTCGTTAATACGCTTCAGAAGGTAGGTCTGAACGAAAGTCGGCAGCGGCTGGAAAGCTGGCTGTCGCAGTTTCCCGGACCGTTTTCCTATACCGTAGACAACCTGGAAATCTCGGTTACAGACGAGCTGGCGTTCTGTCATTCGTTCAATCATGTAAAAGGACAGCTCGCCAGTGGCGACGAGATTGATATGCGCTGGCGGGCTACCATCTGCTTTCGTAAGCAGGACAACGCGTGGCTGATCACACACGAACACAGTTCGGTGCCCTTTGACCCCGAGACTGGAAAAGCGCTGATTCTGCTGGATAGATAA
- a CDS encoding NAD(P)H-binding protein, whose amino-acid sequence MNIIVTGSLGHISQPLTQHLVQKGHTVTVISSSPDRQADIEALGAKAAIGSVEDAEFLANTFSGADVVYCMIPPAYFSNPTIEPTAFYRNTATAYALAIRQSGVNRAIHLSSFGADLDHGTGFILGSHNAESILNKLSDVAITHVRPTSFYYNLFGFIGQIKHTGQIAANYGADDVIPMVSPKDIATAIADEVELPAEHRKIRYVSSDEPTGHEVAASLGDAIGKPDLQWVLISNEDMLTGLTAAGIPAHLAAGMVELYESLHSGRLQADYNRNKPVLGQVKLNEFAADFAAAFNQQPQH is encoded by the coding sequence ATGAACATCATCGTCACCGGTTCACTGGGCCACATCAGTCAGCCACTTACGCAGCACCTTGTACAAAAAGGTCATACCGTTACGGTCATCAGTAGCAGCCCCGACCGGCAGGCTGACATTGAAGCGCTCGGCGCGAAAGCCGCCATTGGCTCAGTAGAAGACGCCGAATTTCTCGCCAATACGTTCAGCGGGGCCGATGTTGTCTACTGCATGATACCGCCCGCTTATTTCAGCAATCCGACCATTGAACCGACTGCGTTTTACCGCAACACGGCAACGGCCTATGCGCTGGCCATCCGGCAGTCGGGGGTGAACCGGGCCATCCATCTGAGCAGCTTCGGAGCCGATCTCGATCACGGAACGGGTTTTATTCTGGGTTCGCACAACGCCGAAAGCATTTTAAATAAACTGTCCGACGTAGCGATTACCCACGTGCGGCCTACGTCATTCTATTACAACCTGTTCGGTTTTATCGGGCAGATCAAACATACAGGACAAATCGCGGCCAATTACGGGGCTGACGATGTGATCCCAATGGTGTCGCCCAAAGACATTGCCACAGCCATTGCCGATGAGGTAGAGCTACCGGCCGAACACAGAAAAATCCGCTACGTGAGCAGCGACGAACCAACCGGCCATGAAGTTGCCGCCAGCCTGGGGGACGCCATTGGCAAGCCAGATTTACAGTGGGTACTCATCAGCAATGAGGACATGCTGACCGGTTTAACCGCGGCTGGTATTCCGGCCCATTTGGCTGCCGGGATGGTCGAGCTGTATGAGTCGCTTCATAGCGGTCGGCTTCAGGCTGATTATAACCGGAACAAACCCGTGCTGGGCCAGGTTAAGCTCAACGAATTTGCGGCCGACTTTGCCGCAGCTTTCAACCAGCAACCGCAACACTAA
- a CDS encoding Na+/H+ antiporter, with translation MHTILPFLLAMIAAIVLLNMWANKLRIAYPILLVVAGLFVSFMPGLPRVKINPDLIFFIFLPPLLFEASWNVSFKEMKKWWRMIGSFAFIVVFFTALSVAIAANHFIPGFTLALGFLLGGIVSPPDAVSTGAITKFVQIPKSTSAILEGESLLNDASSLIIFRFALVAVGTGQFIWQEATLSFLWMVVGGAGTGLLLAWIFVQAHKRLPLDPQSNIALTLIEPYFMYWVAEEIHCSGVLAVVSGGLFLSNKRLIFLNSTSRIQSFSVWESLVFILNGVVFLIIGLELPEIVDGLRAEGIPLRTAIGQGILVTGVLIAVRIVSAYAALIATLVFRPGVLPRARSNRRRWFMPLLIGWTGMRGVVSLAAALSIPITLDNGTPFPHRNLILVITFVAILLTLLVQGLTLPSFINRARLYESFPEEPEDQRRQTMKHGLKQHSYQFLRQKYGNELDGHIGLEKFLKKWEERAKASEDNWMNDKTKSIFVELLESQRQYLTELNKDPKVDEDLIRQQLYQIDLEEERLRVV, from the coding sequence ATGCACACCATTTTGCCTTTTTTGCTGGCCATGATAGCAGCCATCGTGCTGTTGAACATGTGGGCCAACAAACTCAGAATTGCTTACCCGATTCTGCTGGTTGTGGCCGGGTTGTTTGTCAGTTTTATGCCAGGTTTGCCGAGGGTAAAAATCAACCCCGACCTGATTTTTTTCATTTTCCTGCCACCACTTCTGTTCGAAGCTTCCTGGAATGTTTCTTTCAAGGAAATGAAAAAATGGTGGCGCATGATTGGCAGCTTTGCCTTTATCGTCGTCTTCTTCACGGCCTTGTCCGTGGCCATTGCGGCCAACCATTTCATTCCGGGCTTTACCCTTGCCCTGGGCTTTTTACTAGGTGGAATCGTCTCCCCGCCCGATGCAGTCAGTACGGGTGCTATTACCAAATTTGTCCAGATCCCTAAATCTACCTCGGCTATTCTGGAGGGCGAAAGCTTACTGAACGATGCATCCTCGCTGATCATTTTCCGCTTTGCTTTAGTTGCAGTAGGCACGGGGCAATTTATCTGGCAGGAGGCAACGCTGAGTTTTTTATGGATGGTTGTTGGCGGAGCAGGTACCGGCCTGCTGCTGGCCTGGATTTTTGTTCAGGCGCACAAACGATTGCCCCTCGACCCTCAATCGAACATTGCCCTAACGCTTATCGAACCTTATTTTATGTACTGGGTGGCCGAGGAAATTCATTGTTCGGGCGTGCTGGCGGTCGTGAGCGGGGGCCTTTTTTTGTCAAATAAGCGGCTTATTTTCCTGAACAGTACCAGTCGTATTCAGAGCTTCAGCGTCTGGGAAAGTCTGGTGTTCATTTTAAACGGCGTCGTGTTTCTGATCATTGGTCTGGAATTACCCGAAATTGTTGATGGACTGCGCGCCGAAGGTATCCCATTACGAACGGCTATTGGTCAGGGCATACTGGTAACGGGCGTATTGATTGCCGTCCGGATTGTCAGTGCTTATGCGGCTTTGATTGCTACGCTTGTCTTTCGGCCTGGTGTACTTCCCCGTGCCCGCTCCAACCGAAGACGTTGGTTTATGCCCTTACTGATCGGCTGGACCGGTATGCGTGGGGTTGTGTCGCTGGCAGCTGCTTTATCAATACCCATTACGTTAGATAACGGTACGCCCTTTCCGCACCGGAACCTCATCCTCGTCATCACGTTTGTTGCCATACTACTCACGCTGCTGGTGCAGGGGCTTACGCTTCCTTCATTTATAAACCGGGCCCGGTTGTACGAAAGCTTCCCGGAAGAACCGGAAGATCAGCGCCGACAAACCATGAAACACGGCCTGAAACAGCACAGCTATCAGTTCCTGAGACAGAAGTACGGGAACGAACTGGATGGCCACATTGGGCTGGAAAAGTTTCTGAAAAAGTGGGAGGAACGCGCCAAAGCCAGTGAGGACAACTGGATGAATGACAAGACAAAATCAATCTTTGTCGAACTACTCGAAAGCCAACGACAGTACCTTACTGAGCTCAACAAAGACCCGAAAGTCGACGAAGACCTGATCCGCCAGCAACTGTATCAGATCGACCTGGAAGAAGAGCGACTGCGCGTCGTTTAA
- a CDS encoding PepSY domain-containing protein, which yields MTISVWRYSHLALAVSSFLLLTLASITGIILAVEPILQKLQPYRVDGFSEITLAQTLPVLKRSYSEISELSVDANGFVQLQGSDDNGDNLTAYIDPRTGKSLGTPTKQSEFFQWVTSLHRSLFLHEAGRFFIGLTAFLLLLITVSGTALIIQRQRGVKRFFARIVRDNFAQYWHVVLGRLSLIPILVIALSGTYLSLDRFGLLKSEKISPKVDLDAIKSAPQRPLADMPVFQTIRLADVQTIEFPFSEDPEDYYTLKLKDRELTVNQITGDILSEDRYPATVLLANLSLNLHTGRASGIWAFILAVAAGNILFFIWSGFAITLKRRGNRVKNKYGADDSRFVILVGSENGSTFRYAQSVYEQLLKQGEKAYLTELNNYTAFPKAEHLIVLTATYGLGNAPTNAQRFNTLLDKHQQTQPVKYSVVGFGSRSYPDFCQFAFEVNTLLSHQTWATPLVDIHTVNDRSPEEFSLWAESWSQQADRPMVISPETLQTSAPRLDKLTVMTRVRTAQPDGTFQVRMRPPRRQRVTSGDLLAIYPANDHRERLYSIGVVDDEIQLSVRLHPNGLGSTFLHDLTPGQTVRARIVSNAHFHFPVNASSVVMIANGTGIAPFLGMISQNAQLLPAHLYCGFRHSASFDVYQEFLEANQSTGKLAKLHIAFSREGNRQYVSHLISRDADFIANVLQTKGVLMLCGSLAMQKDVLDLLETICQTKLGKPLSYYQSHSQILMDCY from the coding sequence ATGACCATTTCCGTCTGGAGATACAGCCATTTAGCCCTGGCTGTATCTTCTTTTCTTTTACTGACCCTGGCTTCCATCACGGGTATTATTCTGGCGGTCGAGCCCATTCTGCAAAAGTTGCAGCCCTACCGGGTCGATGGTTTTTCGGAAATCACGCTGGCGCAGACGCTGCCGGTTCTCAAAAGAAGCTACAGTGAAATTAGTGAGCTCAGTGTCGATGCCAATGGCTTCGTACAACTGCAGGGCAGCGACGACAACGGGGATAATCTCACGGCCTACATTGATCCGCGTACGGGTAAATCGCTGGGCACCCCCACCAAACAGAGTGAGTTTTTCCAGTGGGTAACGAGCCTCCACCGGTCACTGTTTCTGCACGAAGCGGGTCGGTTTTTTATTGGTCTGACCGCTTTTCTCCTGCTGCTCATCACCGTATCGGGCACGGCGCTGATTATTCAGCGGCAGCGGGGCGTCAAACGCTTTTTCGCCCGTATCGTCCGCGATAACTTTGCCCAGTACTGGCACGTCGTCCTGGGTCGCCTGTCACTGATTCCGATTCTGGTGATTGCCCTTTCGGGAACATACCTCTCGTTGGATCGTTTCGGGCTGCTTAAATCGGAGAAGATCTCACCCAAGGTTGATCTCGACGCGATCAAATCCGCTCCACAGCGCCCGTTGGCCGACATGCCGGTGTTTCAGACCATTCGGCTGGCGGATGTGCAGACCATCGAATTTCCGTTTTCGGAAGATCCCGAAGATTATTATACGCTCAAACTTAAAGACCGCGAACTGACGGTCAACCAGATTACGGGCGATATCCTGAGCGAAGACCGTTACCCTGCGACGGTTCTACTGGCCAACCTGAGCCTGAACCTGCACACGGGCCGGGCCAGCGGCATCTGGGCCTTTATTCTGGCTGTTGCCGCCGGCAATATTCTCTTTTTCATCTGGTCGGGCTTTGCCATCACGCTGAAACGGCGCGGCAACCGCGTCAAAAACAAGTACGGCGCCGACGATAGTCGCTTTGTGATTCTGGTTGGGTCGGAGAACGGCAGTACGTTCCGTTATGCGCAGTCGGTTTACGAGCAATTGCTCAAGCAGGGCGAGAAAGCGTACCTGACTGAGTTGAACAATTACACGGCTTTTCCGAAAGCCGAGCACCTGATTGTGCTGACGGCTACTTACGGCCTGGGCAACGCGCCTACCAACGCCCAGCGTTTTAATACATTGCTGGATAAACACCAGCAGACCCAGCCGGTCAAGTATTCGGTGGTGGGGTTCGGCTCCCGCTCCTACCCCGATTTCTGTCAGTTTGCCTTCGAGGTGAATACGTTACTGAGTCACCAGACCTGGGCAACCCCACTGGTCGACATTCACACGGTCAACGACCGGTCGCCGGAGGAGTTCAGCCTCTGGGCCGAATCCTGGTCGCAGCAGGCCGATCGGCCTATGGTTATTTCGCCGGAAACGTTACAAACCTCCGCCCCCCGGCTAGACAAGCTGACCGTCATGACCAGGGTGCGCACTGCTCAGCCCGACGGTACGTTCCAGGTTCGGATGCGCCCTCCACGTCGGCAGCGGGTTACGTCGGGCGATCTGCTGGCTATTTATCCCGCCAACGATCACCGCGAACGGCTCTATTCGATTGGCGTTGTCGACGATGAAATTCAGTTGAGCGTTCGTCTGCATCCTAATGGCCTGGGGTCTACGTTCCTGCACGACTTAACGCCCGGCCAGACCGTCCGCGCCCGGATTGTCAGCAACGCTCATTTCCATTTTCCGGTCAATGCCTCGTCGGTAGTAATGATCGCCAATGGCACCGGCATTGCTCCGTTTCTGGGTATGATCAGCCAGAACGCGCAGCTCCTCCCCGCCCATCTGTATTGTGGCTTCCGGCACAGCGCTTCATTCGACGTTTATCAGGAATTCCTGGAAGCCAATCAGTCGACGGGGAAACTGGCGAAGCTGCATATAGCCTTCTCCCGCGAAGGAAATCGGCAGTACGTCAGCCACCTGATCAGCCGCGACGCCGATTTCATTGCGAATGTCTTGCAGACAAAAGGAGTTTTGATGCTTTGTGGCTCACTGGCCATGCAAAAGGACGTACTGGACCTGCTGGAAACGATCTGCCAGACCAAGCTCGGCAAGCCCCTGAGTTACTACCAGTCACACAGCCAGATTCTGATGGATTGCTATTAA
- a CDS encoding DUF2271 domain-containing protein, whose product MSCLSKIALLALVLALTNPAAMLAQQAGTAKYKCMIQMTNYMGEGAYIVVSLVNPKGAYEKTLYVLGSDKKWYPDLKEWHKALAKKTPNLSAITGASVSGGDRSVTMLELDPAKIDKGYKLRFESAVEDNKYYVKDLEIPLTAEALSAKSEGTGYIRYVRFSAN is encoded by the coding sequence ATGTCCTGTTTATCGAAAATCGCCCTGCTGGCACTGGTGCTAGCGTTGACTAACCCAGCTGCTATGCTGGCACAGCAAGCTGGCACGGCCAAGTACAAATGCATGATTCAGATGACCAACTATATGGGTGAAGGAGCCTATATCGTTGTGTCGCTGGTTAACCCCAAAGGCGCCTACGAAAAAACGCTGTACGTACTGGGGTCTGACAAAAAATGGTATCCCGACCTGAAAGAGTGGCATAAAGCACTCGCCAAGAAAACACCGAACCTCAGCGCCATTACTGGTGCTTCAGTGAGCGGGGGCGACCGTAGCGTAACCATGCTGGAGCTTGATCCGGCCAAGATTGACAAAGGATACAAACTGCGGTTTGAGAGCGCGGTTGAAGACAATAAATACTACGTTAAAGACCTGGAAATTCCGCTGACGGCGGAAGCACTTTCTGCCAAAAGTGAAGGGACGGGTTACATCCGCTACGTGCGTTTCAGCGCCAACTAA
- a CDS encoding ankyrin repeat domain-containing protein, with protein sequence MKKLLSVVLVGFALSAQAQKNVLLEQSFWQNKPAVDQVKAEIAKGNSPSQFNPSSFDPVVLAINSQAPNETIKYLIEQPGNDVNKITHDSRNYLHWAAFRGNVEIVEYLLGKGSKVSAEDSHGTTPLNFAAGAGIPDTQVYDLLIKGGADLKKDVNHDGANALLLAVANDKDLKLTNYFISKGLDLKSTDAAGNNAFSYAARGGNIDMLKALQQRGVSVSPTAMVMASQGSRRGPAPMEVFQYLESVGVKPTATNKNGENVLHALVRRPGQNPLIEHFLSKGVDVNQADEEGNTPFMNAAASNRDMAVLEMLTPNVKNINQSNQKGVTALALAVRGNSPEVVTYLIDKGADINVTDRAGDNLAAYLIQGYRPGGMGGPGGARPEGAPRSDDFGTKLALLQQKGLDVKAPQKNGNTLYHLAVAKNDMGLMKKLEPLQIDVNARDKEGLTALHKAAMISKDDAMMKYLLSIGAKKDISTNFKETAYDLASENESLSKGNVSLNFLK encoded by the coding sequence ATGAAAAAACTACTCAGTGTCGTTCTGGTAGGCTTTGCCCTATCCGCACAGGCGCAGAAAAACGTGTTGCTGGAACAGTCGTTCTGGCAGAACAAACCCGCCGTCGACCAGGTGAAGGCCGAGATCGCCAAAGGCAACAGCCCATCGCAGTTCAACCCATCCAGCTTTGATCCCGTCGTACTAGCGATTAATTCGCAGGCGCCCAACGAAACCATCAAATACCTGATTGAGCAGCCGGGAAATGACGTAAACAAAATCACCCACGATAGCCGGAATTACCTGCACTGGGCTGCCTTCCGGGGCAATGTGGAAATCGTTGAGTATTTGCTTGGCAAAGGCTCTAAAGTGAGTGCAGAGGATAGTCATGGTACTACGCCACTGAACTTCGCAGCGGGTGCCGGCATCCCCGATACGCAGGTGTATGATTTGCTCATTAAGGGCGGAGCCGATCTAAAAAAAGACGTTAACCACGACGGGGCCAATGCCCTGCTTCTGGCTGTGGCTAACGACAAAGATCTGAAACTGACGAATTATTTTATCTCAAAAGGACTGGACCTGAAAAGTACCGATGCCGCCGGAAACAACGCATTCAGTTATGCGGCCCGGGGCGGCAACATCGATATGTTGAAAGCGCTGCAGCAGCGGGGCGTATCCGTTAGCCCAACGGCTATGGTCATGGCCAGCCAGGGATCACGTCGCGGGCCAGCACCGATGGAGGTGTTTCAGTATCTGGAAAGCGTGGGCGTTAAACCCACTGCAACAAACAAAAACGGCGAAAACGTACTGCACGCGCTGGTACGTCGGCCCGGTCAGAACCCACTGATTGAGCATTTTCTGAGCAAAGGCGTTGACGTAAATCAGGCTGATGAAGAAGGCAACACGCCGTTCATGAACGCAGCGGCATCAAACCGTGATATGGCTGTACTGGAGATGCTGACACCGAACGTAAAAAACATCAATCAGAGCAACCAGAAAGGCGTAACAGCACTGGCGCTGGCCGTTCGGGGCAACTCACCCGAGGTTGTTACGTACCTGATCGATAAAGGTGCCGACATCAACGTAACCGATAGAGCAGGCGACAATCTGGCTGCGTACTTGATTCAGGGGTACCGGCCGGGTGGTATGGGGGGGCCTGGAGGAGCCCGGCCAGAAGGTGCTCCACGGTCTGACGATTTCGGCACTAAACTGGCCCTGCTTCAGCAGAAAGGTCTGGACGTGAAAGCTCCCCAGAAAAACGGCAACACACTTTATCATCTGGCCGTGGCGAAAAACGACATGGGCCTGATGAAAAAACTGGAACCACTCCAGATTGATGTTAATGCTCGTGACAAAGAAGGCCTGACCGCTCTGCACAAGGCGGCTATGATCTCAAAGGACGACGCAATGATGAAGTATCTGCTGTCGATTGGCGCGAAAAAAGACATCTCTACCAACTTTAAAGAAACCGCCTACGACCTGGCCAGTGAAAACGAATCACTGTCGAAGGGAAACGTATCGCTCAATTTCCTGAAATAA